A genomic segment from Pseudomonas mendocina encodes:
- a CDS encoding c-type cytochrome — MKKALIPLAALLSLAALSNAHAASGEELFKSKPCGACHSVQAKLVGPALKDVAAKNAGVDGAADVLAGHIKNGSTGVWGAMPMPPNPVTEEEAKTLAEWVLTLK; from the coding sequence ATGAAGAAAGCGCTGATTCCGCTGGCGGCCCTGCTGAGTCTGGCGGCCCTGTCCAATGCCCATGCTGCGTCCGGCGAGGAGCTGTTCAAGAGCAAGCCCTGCGGTGCCTGTCACAGTGTGCAGGCCAAGCTGGTCGGCCCGGCTCTGAAGGACGTGGCAGCGAAGAACGCAGGCGTCGACGGTGCGGCGGACGTGCTCGCCGGCCATATCAAGAACGGCAGCACCGGCGTCTGGGGCGCCATGCCGATGCCACCAAATCCGGTTACCGAGGAGGAAGCCAAGACCCTGGCCGAATGGGTGCTGACACTGAAGTGA
- a CDS encoding cytochrome c oxidase subunit 3 produces MSTSAERQVARLPGDLAMWLFILAELTVFALLILSFAITQALSGAQFAASRALLDGSIGLALTLSLLTAGFFAALAVHRVRAGHARQASAWLLAALASGCVYVVLKGREFGHLIDAGLDLEYDRFFTLYWILGGFHFLHVLPGLLLFGWLAWRCRRGVYTQAGKHGELESCVLYWHMVDLIWVLLFPLLYLQR; encoded by the coding sequence ATGTCCACTTCGGCTGAGCGCCAGGTCGCCCGCCTGCCGGGCGACCTGGCGATGTGGCTGTTCATCCTCGCCGAGCTGACGGTGTTCGCCCTGCTGATCCTCAGCTTCGCCATCACCCAGGCGCTATCCGGCGCGCAATTCGCCGCCAGCCGGGCGCTGCTCGACGGCTCCATCGGCCTGGCACTGACCCTCAGCCTGCTCACCGCCGGTTTCTTCGCGGCACTGGCCGTGCACCGGGTACGTGCCGGTCACGCTCGCCAGGCCAGCGCCTGGCTGCTCGCCGCGCTGGCCAGCGGCTGCGTCTACGTGGTGCTCAAGGGCCGCGAATTCGGCCATCTGATCGACGCCGGGCTGGATCTGGAGTACGACCGCTTCTTCACCCTGTACTGGATTCTCGGCGGCTTCCATTTCCTCCACGTGTTGCCCGGCCTGCTGCTGTTCGGCTGGCTGGCCTGGCGCTGCCGGCGCGGCGTGTACACGCAGGCCGGCAAGCACGGCGAGCTGGAGTCGTGCGTCCTGTACTGGCACATGGTCGATCTGATCTGGGTGCTGCTGTTCCCCTTGCTCTATCTGCAGAGGTAA
- a CDS encoding CbbQ/NirQ/NorQ/GpvN family protein — translation MHDTPFYQVQGDEQLLFEQAWQQRMPVLLKGPTGCGKTRFVQHMAQRLQLPLYTVACHDDLSAADLVGRHLIGSEGTWWQDGPLTRAVREGGICYLDEVVEARQDTVVVIHPLADDRRELYLERTGEILQAPPDFMLVVSYNPGYQNLLKGMKPSTRQRFVALRFDYPGVEQECQIVAREANVNESLARRLVSLGQDIRRLEQHDLEEVASTRLLIYAARLIHNGMDARTACRACLAEPLSDDAQTVAALMDLVDVHFG, via the coding sequence ATGCACGACACCCCCTTCTATCAGGTACAGGGCGACGAACAGCTGCTGTTCGAGCAGGCCTGGCAACAGCGCATGCCGGTTCTGCTCAAGGGCCCGACCGGCTGTGGCAAGACGCGCTTCGTCCAGCACATGGCGCAGCGCCTGCAGTTGCCGCTGTACACCGTGGCCTGCCACGACGACCTGAGCGCCGCGGACCTGGTCGGCCGCCACCTGATCGGCAGCGAAGGCACCTGGTGGCAGGACGGCCCGCTGACCCGCGCGGTGCGCGAGGGCGGCATCTGCTACCTGGACGAGGTAGTCGAGGCGCGCCAGGACACTGTGGTGGTCATCCACCCGCTGGCCGATGACCGCCGTGAACTGTACCTGGAGCGCACCGGCGAAATCCTCCAGGCGCCGCCCGATTTCATGCTGGTGGTGTCCTACAACCCCGGCTACCAGAATCTGCTCAAGGGCATGAAGCCCAGCACCCGTCAGCGTTTCGTGGCGCTGCGCTTCGATTACCCCGGCGTCGAGCAGGAGTGCCAGATCGTCGCCCGCGAGGCGAACGTCAACGAGTCGCTGGCGCGCCGCCTGGTCTCCCTCGGCCAGGACATCCGCCGCCTCGAGCAGCATGACCTGGAGGAGGTGGCCTCGACCCGCCTGCTGATCTACGCCGCGCGCCTGATCCATAACGGCATGGACGCCCGCACGGCGTGTCGCGCCTGTTTGGCCGAACCGCTGTCGGACGATGCACAGACGGTCGCTGCACTGATGGATCTGGTCGATGTCCACTTCGGCTGA
- a CDS encoding cytochrome C oxidase subunit IV family protein — translation MNTFLCWLGLVVLSLLSLWLVTAPVASWAALALSAAALGKAWLIVDGFMELRHSPRLWRVSLLAWSLCMASALYFGTP, via the coding sequence ATGAACACTTTCCTGTGCTGGCTGGGCCTGGTAGTGCTGTCGCTGCTGAGCCTGTGGCTGGTCACCGCGCCGGTCGCCTCCTGGGCCGCCCTGGCATTGTCGGCGGCAGCGCTGGGCAAGGCCTGGCTGATCGTCGATGGCTTCATGGAGTTGCGCCACAGCCCGCGCCTATGGCGTGTGTCGTTGCTGGCGTGGTCGCTGTGCATGGCGAGCGCGCTGTACTTCGGCACGCCCTGA
- a CDS encoding c-type cytochrome, with amino-acid sequence MSETFTKGMARNIYFGGSVFFILIFLALTFHSEQTFPERTNEHLMNEAVVRGKLIWEQNNCIGCHTLLGEGAYFAPELGNVFIRRGGEEQFSSFLHAWMAAQPLGVPGRRAMPQFNLSDKEVDDLAEFLKWTSKIDTNDWPPNREG; translated from the coding sequence ATGTCGGAAACCTTCACCAAGGGAATGGCCAGAAATATCTACTTCGGGGGAAGCGTGTTCTTCATCCTGATATTCCTGGCCTTGACCTTCCACAGCGAACAAACCTTCCCCGAACGCACCAACGAACACCTGATGAATGAAGCAGTGGTGCGCGGCAAGCTGATCTGGGAGCAGAACAACTGCATCGGCTGCCACACCCTGCTGGGCGAGGGCGCCTACTTCGCCCCGGAACTGGGCAACGTGTTCATCCGCCGTGGTGGCGAGGAACAGTTCAGCAGCTTCCTGCATGCCTGGATGGCGGCCCAGCCACTGGGCGTTCCCGGCCGCCGCGCGATGCCGCAATTCAACCTGAGCGACAAGGAAGTGGACGATCTCGCCGAGTTCCTCAAGTGGACCTCGAAGATCGATACCAACGACTGGCCGCCAAACAGGGAGGGCTGA
- the nosR gene encoding transcriptional regulator NosR, with product MKPQFLAVGALRAWGAGLVVLLALIALALPLQAREYDAEQQRIKQFFPDADSLSEAAGKYQVRTLRKGEEVLGYAFQSIHVTDMPAYSGKPINMQVLLDPQGVILDAYLLEHHEPIVLIGIPEQKIHDFNAHYSGVKAGQRVVVGRSSDPDAVTVDAVTGATVTVMVINEIVMRAAHAVAVDLGLIEAGSHVRPRPSRVREDVFHEADWSELTGNGAIRRLHLTRGQVDDAFNGTEAEGIDVAAPEQREETFIDLYVAPLNPPTVGRNLLGERQYAELIGSLKPGEQAFAVLGNGGYSFKGSGYVRGGIFDRVQLRQFGDVISFRDLDFIRLSDVYADGMPEFFEMAIFIARKQHAFDPGSKWSLELLVRRQIGPVEGIFTSFELPYQIPEDYIERPQPTAAELAAIVEANRPLWVNIWYQKSFQIGVLLVALGLLTVILFLQDSFARKPQFLHWLRRGYLLFTVFFIGWYALGQLSVVNVLTFVHAVFQDFRWELFLTDPIIFVLWVFTAASILLWGRGVFCGWLCPFGALQELLNELARKIRVPQYELPFAVHERLWAIKYIVLLVLFGLSLESMMLAEKAAEVEPFKTAITLKFDRQWWFVLYVVLLLLVNLFTRKVYCRYICPLGAALAIPSKFRLFDWLKRRKECGNPCQLCAKECEIQAIHPDGRINGNECHYCLDCQMTYHNDNKCPPLINKRKKRGKKAADPQLIPAVEVSDA from the coding sequence ATGAAGCCCCAGTTTTTGGCCGTTGGCGCGTTGCGCGCATGGGGGGCCGGTCTCGTCGTTCTTCTGGCCCTGATCGCGCTCGCGCTGCCCTTGCAGGCCAGGGAGTACGACGCCGAACAGCAGCGCATCAAGCAGTTCTTCCCCGACGCTGACAGCCTCTCCGAAGCTGCGGGCAAGTATCAGGTGCGTACGTTGCGCAAGGGCGAGGAGGTCCTTGGCTACGCCTTCCAGAGCATTCACGTCACCGACATGCCCGCCTACTCGGGCAAGCCCATCAACATGCAGGTGCTGCTCGATCCGCAGGGTGTGATCCTCGACGCCTACCTGCTCGAACACCATGAGCCGATCGTCCTGATCGGCATTCCCGAGCAGAAGATCCACGACTTCAACGCCCATTACTCCGGAGTCAAGGCCGGTCAGCGTGTGGTGGTCGGGCGTTCCAGCGATCCCGACGCGGTGACCGTGGATGCGGTGACCGGGGCCACCGTGACGGTGATGGTGATCAACGAGATCGTCATGCGCGCCGCCCATGCCGTGGCGGTCGATCTGGGCCTGATCGAGGCCGGCAGCCATGTGCGGCCGAGACCGTCGCGGGTGCGCGAGGATGTCTTCCACGAGGCGGACTGGAGCGAGTTGACCGGCAATGGCGCGATCCGCCGCCTGCACCTGACCCGTGGCCAGGTCGACGACGCCTTCAACGGCACCGAGGCCGAAGGCATCGATGTAGCTGCGCCAGAGCAGCGCGAAGAGACCTTCATCGATCTCTACGTCGCGCCGCTGAACCCGCCGACCGTCGGCCGCAACCTGCTGGGCGAGCGCCAGTACGCGGAGCTGATCGGCAGCCTCAAGCCGGGCGAGCAGGCTTTTGCCGTACTGGGCAATGGCGGGTATTCGTTCAAGGGCTCGGGCTATGTGCGCGGCGGTATCTTCGATCGGGTGCAGCTGCGCCAATTCGGCGATGTCATCAGTTTCCGCGACCTCGACTTCATCCGCCTATCGGACGTCTACGCAGACGGCATGCCCGAATTCTTCGAGATGGCGATCTTCATCGCCCGTAAGCAGCACGCCTTCGACCCCGGATCAAAGTGGAGCCTGGAGCTGCTGGTGCGACGCCAGATCGGCCCGGTCGAGGGCATCTTCACCAGCTTCGAGCTGCCCTACCAGATTCCCGAGGACTACATCGAGCGGCCGCAGCCGACCGCTGCGGAGCTGGCGGCGATCGTGGAGGCCAACCGCCCGCTGTGGGTCAACATCTGGTACCAGAAGAGCTTCCAGATCGGCGTGCTGCTGGTGGCCCTTGGGCTGCTCACGGTGATCCTGTTCCTGCAGGACAGCTTCGCCCGCAAGCCACAGTTCCTGCACTGGCTGCGCCGTGGCTACCTGCTGTTCACCGTGTTCTTCATCGGCTGGTATGCATTGGGCCAGCTGTCGGTGGTCAACGTGCTGACCTTCGTCCACGCTGTGTTCCAGGATTTCCGCTGGGAGCTGTTCCTCACCGACCCGATCATCTTCGTGCTCTGGGTGTTCACCGCCGCCAGCATCCTGCTTTGGGGCCGTGGCGTTTTCTGCGGCTGGCTGTGCCCGTTCGGCGCATTGCAGGAGCTGCTTAATGAGCTGGCGCGCAAGATCAGGGTTCCCCAGTACGAACTGCCCTTCGCCGTACATGAGCGGCTCTGGGCGATCAAGTACATCGTCCTGCTGGTGCTGTTCGGCCTTTCCCTGGAGTCGATGATGCTGGCCGAGAAGGCCGCCGAGGTGGAGCCGTTCAAGACCGCCATCACCCTGAAGTTCGACCGCCAGTGGTGGTTCGTGCTGTACGTGGTGCTCCTGCTGCTGGTCAACCTGTTCACCCGCAAGGTCTATTGCCGCTACATCTGCCCGCTGGGCGCTGCCCTGGCGATCCCCAGCAAGTTCCGCCTGTTCGACTGGCTCAAGCGCCGCAAGGAATGCGGCAACCCCTGCCAGCTGTGCGCCAAAGAGTGCGAGATCCAGGCCATCCACCCGGACGGTCGCATCAACGGCAACGAGTGCCACTACTGCCTCGACTGCCAGATGACCTACCACAACGACAACAAATGCCCGCCGCTGATCAACAAGCGCAAGAAGCGCGGCAAGAAGGCTGCCGACCCACAACTGATTCCCGCCGTCGAGGTGAGCGATGCCTGA